The Pogona vitticeps strain Pit_001003342236 chromosome 10, PviZW2.1, whole genome shotgun sequence nucleotide sequence AGAAGCCTTGTCCCAACAAATCCCGCCGCCTGAGCAGCATCATCGGATGCTTTAGGAGGGAGATCTGTGAACTGGAGAGGCTTTTGCCCAATGACGATATCGCTGTAAAAATCCTCACTGTCAGAGCTTTTGATACCAGAGGCTGAAAAGGCTTCTTCATGGTTCCTTTCACTTGTGTTTTGCTCAGGAGTGGGTTCAGAAGTGACCGTCTGAGGCTCTGCAGGACATCCAAGAACGAATTCACTTCGGAGGTCAGGTCTTTCACTTCCATCAACGACCAGTTTGTTACGTGTCCAGTATCCTGACTGAGGATCAAGGAATCCTTCTATTTCCGTCTCATTCTTTTCCCTCTGGCATCCCTTTctctggctgggctggtgctttCCAGCTAGGTTCCCTTCAGGACACCCATGCTTCTGGCCTCTCTTCTGCAGGATATCCACCAGATCACTGCCCCTGACGTCCTCTGCCATTTCAAGGAGATCTTCGCATTCTATTCTGGCAAGGAATAGTTCAAATGCAGCTTGTTCAGCTTCCTCCTCATTCAGCTTCTTGACCAGTGAAAACTCTGTGGAGGTGGTTGGAACATAGCCGATTTCCTCTAACAATCTCTTCACTACCCCTTCTGGAAGAACAGACTGTATGCAGTAGACAAAGCTTCCTGTGAACGTCTGGAGAGCAGGGAAAATATATTAGGAAATGGATTTAACACAGTGCCAACTTCCTGGAATTATGGGATCATATTTTTCTGCAGGAGCACAACCAACTGTGGTCTccaagacagacacacacacacagacacagacacacactgtgTATGTgtcaggaagaaagaggaagagaaaaagaggggtttttatttcttcaaaaattATGGAGCTATAACCAAAGCTTGAAAGTAATGAATTACAAGTTGCAGTTTTCTCAAACTAGTTAGTTTTTGATATGAgggaataacaaaataaaattttaaaattaacaaaatgaGCAGGAAGAAAGTAATTTTGTTGGTGTAATGAGTAATACTTTCTAGTTACTTCcaatagttatttttaaagagcattttagaagcattttacTGGAATCTTGCAGCATTCCAGATATAGTCGGATTACAATTCCCAACCGCCCTGACGACTACACTGACTGGGGCTGATGAGATTTTAAGTGCAGAAACAGCAGGAaggtaactccccccccccccgctcttaaAGGACAGCTTCTGTGGAAGGgaagtatgtactgtatgtgtgttttaaaaaaatgcctgaaAGAAAATTTTTTGCTTTGTAGCCAAGGAATAAACCTGAGTAACTAAACGAGGCAACTGGGCCATTCATTAATCAGTGATGGTAGCACCGTCTTTTGTGGCTCCACAGTCCAGTTCTTAAAAGCTCCTTCCAGAGCTAATGGAatctatactgtattttgaaggcAAGGAACTTTGCAATGTGTTTAAAGCCACCTTCCATTTGCATAAGTGCTACCTAGGAGCATGAGTCACTTAATACGATGACGGCTTCTGAAAGGATTGGATCCttacagaaagaagggaaaactgGTCTTTCACAAAAGGTGCCAGCTCACTAAAACCAAGTGACCAAAGAAGAGCAAGGCCTGCACCAGCAGGAGGTTAAAGTGAGGTAACTGTCTCATGCTGCAGGTTTGGGATATCATGAGTGGgcagaaaataattatttgattCCTTAATATTCtgttttccatctctctctcgcgcgcgcgtgcacacatgcacacacacacacacagagactgaCTGCTGGAGGGACATGGTAGAGATGTAGCTGTCACAGATGTTGGAATTGcaagattcctgcactgagaaaaGGGTTGGAAAATATGCTTTCTAAGTCCCTTTTAACTCCACAATCAATCTTTTTTTCTCACTGGTGCCCTTCAAATATGTCACGTCTCCCACTGATTACACAGATGGAATCCAGCACATTTAAGACTACCTAAATCCAACTATTACTCCTAAGTAAAAGTTGGTCCAACTCTAGCAAAGTCCCACGGCTTCTTCCCCCTCCGCCCACGCGGCCCTTGGGCGATTTGCACGCGCTCCCCGGGGGTGGTGGTGACGGCGCATGCTCTACTTCGGAGACCCGAAAGGGTTACCGTTTAATCCGAACTGACTTCGCAGCCCACCACCATGATTCTTCTACTGTACTAGGTTCGGTGCCCACCCGCCCGTGGGCCCCACTTTGTATACTTCTGTGACTGAGCCTAAACCCACagacagcccccaccccaccccaaataggAGAGGATCGAAGCTAGATCCCTctctccgcccgccccccccaaaaaacccccgaCCACCCTCCTGGCCCCCGCCCGAACTCCCTTTGTTAagcaaaggggtggggtgggggacaacgACTGGCCACGTGGGAGCGCCAGCCTTctgcagacaccccccccccacccgagaCACGTGTCAGCCCTTCCCGGCctttcccgccgccgccgccgtcacCTTCAGGGACCGGATCTCTTTCCTCCAAGGCGAGAGGGAGAGGTTGAGGCAGAGGAGCTCCAGGAACCCGAAAGCCCGGCCCAGCATTCGGAAGAGCCGCCCCGCCGGGCGCTCGCCTTCCGCGGCCAGGGAACTCTCCGCGATGCCGGCCACGTCCACCCGGGGCCGGGCCGGGGccgggaggaggcggaggaggcgccGGGCTTGGCTCTTCAGCGCCGGGTCTTCGCAGGGGGAGAGTTTCCCTTCCGCCCAGCGCCCGCGGCAGAAAGCCCGGTAGCCCGCCAGCACCTCCTCGCGCCGGGTGGGCGCCGAAGGGGGTCCCCGCATGACGACGACGACCAcgacgcacccccccccccgggcgtgCGCGGCAAGAGTTCCCGCCTCGGCTCTCGGGGCTCCCGGGGAAGCGCCGCCACCaaagaggaggacgaggaggaggaggaagcggggaGGGCGCCCAAGTTCGGCGGTTCGGGGGCTGGGCGGGGCACGGCGGCTGCCCCTGAAGCCTCCCATTGGCCTGCCCAGGAGCCTGTCCCGGTGCTAGTGGCTAGCCGGCCTGTCACTCAAAGGACtcggggtgggtaggtgggtgtgtCCCCCGCCACCATCAGGAAGCGCGAGCCGTCGGAACAGGGCAAAGCGAAAGTGGAAGCGAAtcgcacccccccacacacacacaaccgccCAAGGAGGGGGATCGGGGCTTCGATCCGGCGCCGTTGATCCTCGCAGGGCGACTTTGTCCTTCCAAAAGTTGGGTTTCTTGGAAAGGCTGCTCCCGATGTTGGGTCGCAGGTGGCCgcgggactacaactcccagaatccccgacCTTTGGTCATTCCGGCTGGAGGGGCTTCTGGGGGGGGTGAGATCCAACGCTTGGAGACCCAGTGTTGAGAACCACACTTTTGGAACAAGCGCGTGGCCCCCGTGtgctcctttttttgggggggggggagggcggtcCTCTTTTTGTGGCGATGGCCGCCTTGCACATTTCCCCCCAACCCCCCGAAGCGAGTGTCTTTGGCCCAGCAGGGGATGGGGAGGCCTTGGTGGGTCAACCTTCTGCCCTCACCTTCTCTCCTTGTTCTAAAATAAAATGGTACTTCGAGGAGTatcgtttatttatttgtttctttatttaatttatatcccacccaactaGACCGAAATCTGCTCTGGGCGGTTAACAACATCTTTATCTGTtaagaaaagatgcaaaccacACGATATGACAGGGCaattttctcttcagacaagacTTTTCCTCAGTTTTACGCAGTTCCGAAAATGGGGCTATTGGGCTTTttgaagtttttgttttttgcttgttctaaccttgcaagctgccttgagttctcttaaggagaaaggcggggtatgAATACGGTAATTTAAACAAACTTCATTGGTGTATCGGCCCTTGTTCCACTGCcagaccattcctctgaaatgACTGATGgttgcctagctagatatttcaacAAAGCTACAACTTTAACTACTTCTGCTTATTTTACGTCTATGgatattcattttcagtaaacTGGAAAATACACGGCACAGGACATGTCAGAGAATTATGGAACAcgatgccttatttatttatatgccacctttttctCTGTGCTGTGTCAAGATTCACAGTCTTGTGCAATATGGCAAGCACTTCTACATCAATTATGATAATAATGTCAAATTGTGTTATTTGCATATATTCTATTAAATTAGCCTATGGAAGTTTAATGCAGaatgtcttccttttttgtgAAGACGTTCTGATGTTcattgtaacttttccaaactgctCTTTTCAGTGAAGAGTGatggagcttcctatgtttctctcctctcctcacaACTGGAGTGATGTTTGACTTTCCAGGACTACATCATACACAAGCACTCTGACAATCTCCAGTAGCCGttgacagggatggggactcaacaGTTGCAACTTGCTGTGGAGTCcaacttgactcagactcaactgggggggggggtttggaagaCTTGGATGTGTCTCACCATTTGGATCCATGATTCGTCTGAGTTGTTTTTATGGAGTCCCTGGGGGCCTCCCTTCGCCCCCCCCTGCCGCTGCCACTGCCTGGGCCTGTACAGGTGCAGAGGCCGTGGGCCAGCTTCCCATCTGGCTTCCGGCCCCTGCCTTTTTTGGATAGGAAGTTGGGCCTGTTGCTCGCCACTGTCACCCGCTGCTGCCACGTTTCGAGACAGCTGTGGGCAGTGGCAGGCAGTGGCGGAGAGTGGCAGGCACCATCTTCTGAGGCAGCTATCTTGGCTTTCCTTCCAGGAGCTGCCTGTGGTCTCCTCCCCTGCACCCGTCATCCAGTCGATAGGGTGGTGTATGTACCGAGGCAGGGCCTCTGCTCCAGGAGGGGAAGTTGGCCTATTGTCTAGGCGCATGTGCATGCCCCTGCGTCGGCTTGATTTCCCTTCCAGACCTTCTGTCTCGACGCATGCGCCCTCCCCCAAGGGGAGCAAGTGACTCGAGACTCAGACCTGGGGCTTGGGGTTCAGACCCCCCAACACACAGACTTGGGTCTCTGGCTTTTGATTATCAAGTTATCAGAGGACAaaatcagggattttttttttcagttgtgggGAGAGGAATTCTGTGTCTTTTGTGAAAATGAGAATTCCATGATGTAGTTTGTCTCACCACATGCAATACTATGGCCGGATGGCCAGAGGGGGCGGGGGAGACATTGGTTATACCTCTTTTCAAAAGCCTAAGATACTAAGATTTTCTTTATAGTGAGTCAGGCAACTCTGCGTCATAAAGGCCTCACATTTTGGCCCCCCGTCAGATTTGATTCTGTTTCAAGTTAGCAAGAGATGTGTTTGCTTTCATGATCCAATTAGACTGGATTGAGAGTGCAACATGATTCTACCTGAGATTATTTTAAGTTGGGAGCTATGACTCTTATTATAACGGCATCTTGTTACATGCATGCAGTGGATCAGTtataaaataggtttttttttgtatatttttataaataaagtgCCCTCTTGCACTTTGTTCAAAGGGCATTTCATAATTAAGATATGACTGATGGTAATAACACTATCATCACCATTTTCTGAAGAGACTATTATGCACTTGTCTTTAAAGAGATGTCAAAACAGCTTTTCCCACATACATCTGACAACGAACCAAATTGAAGATTATTTTCCATTTAGAAGCATTTCTGAGAGGACTGCTCATTAACAAAAGAGGGCACAATTGAATGGGCATGATAGAAACCAAGCTAGAGATTTGGATGCTCACCAACTATGTAAGAAGCTACCTTTCCACCAGGAGAATCTTGGCTTCCCTTACCAATGGTCTGGTGTTGGTAAATTCCACAGAATAGCCACAGAAGGATATTCCAGAGCTTTGGAGGCTATAAGAAAGAGCCAACTACCATCCATGGAGAAACCCTTAGATATGCGTTAATGTTGTTTTGGATATTTGCATTGCAGATGAGGACGTTGCATCCAACCTTTTTCATACAGTACAGGACTTGGAAGAGACCCAATGAAATAAATGGGCCACAAGTGGTTTGTGCCCGGATTATGCCATGTGGACTGTGTGTGTTAGCAGAGGGAGGTTTTGATCTAGAAGCATCTTCCCTTGATTTGCATTGGGTTTGGAGGTCTGCGTATCTTGCCATCCTCCATgcttccttcctgtttttttttctttttatagaaGATAACACATTAGGGATGAAATGACAAAATGATGCCTTTAGATTAATACCACGAAGAAGCCTCTTTATCTAGCAGCATCCGGCGTCTGGCTTCAAAGAGCAAGAGTGGGGAACTTCCTTGAACCCGAGGACTGAATGCCGttgcaaaaaaaattattggagCGACTGCCGCGCCAATGTTGAGCGGAGTCAAAGACACTggcgtattttaattttaaagctcTTCGTGCCAATGCCTACGCCTCAGGAGAGAGATTTAATTATTTTAGAATGGTGAGGGAATGGGGGGCTACCAAAGCATTGCATCAGGGGGAACGGGGTGTGGCTAACTGGAGAAGTCCAGAGGGCCAGATTTTGCCCTGGGATCTCAAGGGCCACTCCTGCCAAACATGGGCTTTCTCTACCCTTCTTGCAGCCTTACAACAAACTTGATGGTggtggttgagagagagagagagagactggagtGGCGGTGGTGTCAGTCCAGGCTCACCCACTGAGTCACAAAGGTTGCATGGATATTTGAGTCTGCATCGGTACAGTGCAAATCCAGCACAacacatgggtttttttcttacTGTATTCTAGAAATACATAGAGGATGGGTCTGTCAAGGCCAAAATAGCTGTGAAATTAGATGCTTGGTGAAAAATGCCACTAATAATTACCAAGATCTCTGCAGGTGTGAAGGAAGGGTTTAATtcgttctccttttctttttttttaattgtggtgaAAAGGAAAAATTCTAATCTGAAATTGCTCTCTGCCTTGGGAAGAAATCAGCAATTAGCAAGAGGAGCTCTCCCAAAGCAAATACCCATCAGAAGGGAGAGATTTGCCTGCAGACTGAAATGTGGTGGGTTAAACTGCCCCACTATTATCAGCTCCTCCAATAAATGATGTTGTTTGCATATTCCGTCTATTAAATACACCTGTGTATTAAATACAAAAGATAACATTCATCCTTATGCCTAATTTGATTCTGCATGGGAAATAAAATTcagaaaatttaatttttttcaactaCAGCTTCCATTTAACTATGTCTAGTAGCTATGccggctgagggattctggaaggtgtCTTCCATTAATAACTCTTCTAAGTTCCACCATTAAATGTGAATGCCAACTGGAAGCTTTAACAACGACAGCAGCAACCCTTTGGATAAGCAAATGCAAAGAACAAACAACAAGGAGAAAAGGTTTCTAAAGGTACCTGTATTTGCACAAGCTCAAAGAAGGGCTCCTGAGAGCTTTGAAAAGCAAAGGGATTTGAAGCTGGTTTTTTGATATTTCTATCCTAACACTCTATTCCATGTATCAGTCTGTCCCCTTTCAGTTTAGAATGACtggagaaagagcaggaaatgcCAATTTTTCTTTGACTCCCCAGTTCTTTGTGATTCTCTAATATATATTGTTGCTTTTGTGCTAATGgatggcaaacaaacaaaatacagtggtgcctcacataacgattttaattggttcaaaaaaaacaccccatgttatgtgaaacatcgttatgtgaaacaccatttcccataggaatgcattggaaaccggttaatccgttccaataggcacagattgccgtccttaagcgaaaaaaacccataggaaacatcattaaacgatacaatgtttcctccattggaatgtattgaagctgactcaatacatttcaatggctttgcgaagtcaatttttgcaaatttaagtgtgtcataaaagggtcaaaaatggttttaaatgcttggattagcttctgcaccctctaaaatggatgcaaaagttaatttggctttgatctgacttttcgttaatttttgctgaatttttcccccccaacttttgacagctgtcaaaatctgacagctccattggttcctatgggggaagaaaaaattcaccataaattaacgaaaagtcagatcaaagccaaatcaggtttgcacacgacttagggggtcctctaacgaatccaagcatttagaaccgtttttgacccttctaagacactttttaaattgaaaaaagaaacatcgttaagtgaagcaggggacctaaaatcacattcattatgcaaagcatggtcccaaacttcgctaagcgaaaatcgcccagaggaaacattgttatacggtgcatattattttctaaaaaaacacatcattatgcgaattcatcgctaaatgaggcactcgttaagtgaggcaccactgtattgggaatcTTCTGTGGACAGTTTTTGAAAGCAAGTAAATTAAGTGTTGGGTTCAGATTCAAGCTTAGTTGGAAAATTTATCGGTCTCTCTCTTAACCTAACTTTCCCATCTTTAAAGTGGGAATACTTCTTATACGCCTTTTTCAAGAGGAAAAACAAGTTaggaaaatctaaataaatatacattttcccCAAACACACTGCAAACAACTGAAGTCTTTCTTATTATTACCGTCTTTCAAACAATACTTATAAACGTATGCAGGCCCTTTAGTTTACTCCTTTTTTCTAAGACATGCAAAGCACCCTACCAAACCAGACAACTGGATTTGACTACATAACCTATGACATGTACCTACTCCAGGATGGGCAAACGTAcaaatatttttggactgcagttcccagcattcctctCCCACAAGCTATACTGGCCAGGGCTGATGAGAATTGCCGTCAAACAAGGTGTGAGGCCCATCGTTGGATTTTCCCTCGATCTGTGCTGTGTGTGGTTTGGCCCACCTGCTTTCAAACCTTACAGAAATATCAGTAAACCCTacagttgtttttattgttttatactTTGGAGAGAACAGTCCAAAAATATGGAGGTAAACATGTAGGCAAACTTTCAAAATCTGGTGTAAacctcccactcccacccccaaaaCGCAGCTGATTCTAGCCCTGTGAAAAGTAGAAAAGAGGAACAAAGTGTCATTAAGTACATTGGTGAGCGGGTGGTTCTTGTTCCATATCATCGTCCTT carries:
- the LOC110090661 gene encoding uncharacterized protein LOC110090661; protein product: MRGPPSAPTRREEVLAGYRAFCRGRWAEGKLSPCEDPALKSQARRLLRLLPAPARPRVDVAGIAESSLAAEGERPAGRLFRMLGRAFGFLELLCLNLSLSPWRKEIRSLKTFTGSFVYCIQSVLPEGVVKRLLEEIGYVPTTSTEFSLVKKLNEEEAEQAAFELFLARIECEDLLEMAEDVRGSDLVDILQKRGQKHGCPEGNLAGKHQPSQRKGCQREKNETEIEGFLDPQSGYWTRNKLVVDGSERPDLRSEFVLGCPAEPQTVTSEPTPEQNTSERNHEEAFSASGIKSSDSEDFYSDIVIGQKPLQFTDLPPKASDDAAQAAGFVGTRLLSPDASGPQALAILSDGTLGSSRSYDDCRTQQSCRAMVESKICRAVNCLSIHGPDSTDQPKELKGNSILHSSKLTTYDFSSEKEVHDLFSSKPNMQMCKGKLMCPVEETVQQEQTNRTSKRDHQQSDRSKMKVVATGGDKQGFLDLYSATALSCNIPGCECPTVGSNYNRVLEAIPSLCGTRGYSRHVGGQPSSCCTAAPEASYHGVIPADALCQPEGCSLHARSAGYDTCVAPVNEFNPESYVVVNKND